A single region of the Gasterosteus aculeatus chromosome 1, fGasAcu3.hap1.1, whole genome shotgun sequence genome encodes:
- the LOC120827434 gene encoding uncharacterized protein LOC120827434, producing the protein MDRLDEWSFKSQKMDLEEGFFFDYGAEEMTGYPEPGELLAALKQKEEEVILAAQLGNALLLENRQLKERSDKLHDEYADKLEELEQGRHELRLKLEGCRSEWESQVSDLERDARELSAQVERLNRALGEAERDKSRAQQEQSELTQRLGEQLNTAMAVERAMSSELQALKQELQQKGSHNRPQEEELVSAMREQVLRLTQKEQVLEERLASVCQENTELRATLASLHTRLALQDQVNQQHSQQLAGALQEVEAAHGRSQQLQAQVEELQEEVSLQEGRSYGDASLLSELENSLETPSLGVSKEEITQEMWSSLQLLLPLTQKLNSSGRSEVVNQKEDLQAMLHQLKGVAQTLTLASGPQELNRAFVDRTGDQRGNPSAAHELSDQNVHLQQENAELKQKLQDVQEEADVVQQAIRDRDEAIAKKNLMEAELVRSKSDMMSLNNQLLEAIQRKLELSQELEAWQDDIQIIINQQLRSQQQMEHPQKKSTSNGTSFFRRGGRAASTSSTWSSDANQGKTPWRDWLRRGKGANNGQ; encoded by the exons ATGGATCGGCTGGATGAATGGAGCTTCAAGTCCCAGAAAATGGACCTGGAGGAGGGTTTCTTCTTCGACTACGGAGCGGAGGAAATGACGGGTTATCCAGAGCCCGGTGAACTGCTGGCTGCGCTGAaacaaaaggaggaagaggTTATTTTGGCGGCCCAGCTGGGAAACGCGTTGCTGCTGGAGAACCGTCAGCTGAAAGAGCGCAGCGACAAACTTCATGACGAGTACGCGGACAAGCTGGAG gagctggagcaggGCAGACATGAGCTGCGGCTGAAGCTGGAGGGCTGCCGGTCCGAGTGGGAGAGCCAGGTGTCGGACCTGGAGAGGGATGCGAGGGAGCTGAGCGCCCAGGTGGAGCGGCTCAACCGGGCCCTCGGCGAGGCCGAGCGGGACAAGAGTCGAGCCCAGCAGGAGCAGAGCGAGCTCACGCAGCGACTCGGGGAGCAGCTCAACACC GCGATGGCGGTGGAGAGAGCCATGTCCAGTGAGCTGCAGGCGCTGAAACAGGAGCTCCAACAAAAAGGAAGCCACAACAGGCCGCAAGAGGAGGAGCTTGTCAGCGCCATGAGGGAGCAG GTGCTGCGTCTCACCCAGAAGGAGCAGGTGCTGGAGGAGCGTTTGGCGAGTGTGTGTCAAGAAAACACTGAGCTGAGGGCGACTTTGGCCTCTTTGCACACACGCCTGGCTCTACAAGACCAAGTCAACCAGCAGCACAGCCAACAG CTAGCCGGGGcgctgcaggaggtggaggctgcACACGGTCGCTCACAGCAGCTACAGGCCCAGGTGGAGGAGCTACAGGAGGAGGTGTCCCTGCAGGAGGGCAGGAGCTACGGAGACGCCTCCCTGCTGTCCGAGCTGGAGAACAGCCTGGAGACGCCGAGCCTCGGGGTCAGCAAAGAAGAG atTACACAAGAAATGTGGTCCAGTCTTCAGTTGCTACTCCCACTGACACAGAAACTGAACAGCTcggggaggtcagaggtcgtgaATCAGAAGGAAGACCTGCAGGCAATGCTGCATCAGCTGAAGGGAGTGGCCCAGACCCTGACGCTGGCGTCCGGCCCGCAG GAGCTGAATCGAGCTTTTGTCGACAGGACGGGCGATCAGCGTGGGAATCCGAGTGCAGCACATGAGCTGAGCGATCAG AACGTCCATCTGCAGCAGGAAAACGCAGAGTTGAAACAGAAGCTGCAGGACGTGCAGGAGGAAGCTGATGTCGTCCAACAGGCCATCAGAGACAGAGATGAAGCCATAGCCAA GAAAAACCTGATGGAGGCTGAGTTAGTGAGAAGTAAAAGTGACATGATGTCTCTCAACAACCAGTTATTAGAAGCCATCCAACGCAAACTGGAGTTGTCACAGGAACTGGAAGCCTGGCAG gACGATATCCAGATCATTATCAACCAGCAGCTCAGGTCCCAGCAGCAGATGGAGCATCCTCAAAAGAAGTCCACCTCCAACGGCACGTCCTTCTTCCGCAGGGGGGGCAGGgcggcctccacctcctccacctggagtTCGGACGCTAATCAGGGCAAAACACCCTGGAGAGACTGGTTACGACGGGGGAAAGGGGCAAACAACGGACAGTGA
- the ube4a gene encoding ubiquitin conjugation factor E4 A: MTDQGNNNQNISCNPFAALFSSVADAKQFASGQKPEQSAEPPLEDSGESHSESENSVSDSVDDNDDSVAEISRSFRSRQELCEQLNVNHMIQRIFLITLDNSDPSLRGGNGIPLRCVYLEEMAADLDGQDWLDMDNIEQALFNRLLVLEPGNYLIYMTSCSAVNLSADRDAGQKRAIPYLFACYQRAKEEVTKVPEKLLSFAVRCKNLAVSNTRTVLLTPEIYVSQNIYEQLLDLLLESFDGSQPEEVIEFLEEVIAGLLADQEVRTFEEVIVPVLDIFQGRIKDLDLCQPLLYTYLDVLLYFSHHADIAKVLVHHIQPKDPANGLQYQKTLLGAVLSISCLLKTPGVVEGHGYFLNPSRSSAQETKVQEANIHQFMGQFHDKLHQILKNLLQRSGETRHLLLSWLGSCLQANAGRAKIWANQMPEIFSQMYASDAFFLNLGATLLKLCQPFCKPRSNKLLTFNPTYCALKELSEEERRNRNVHITGLDKETCLIPVPPQQPVESAQSYSLLTENLILTQLTLHLGFHRLHEQMVKMNQTLHRLQVTWQESQRTGNPMSEQLLEQFERLMIVYLSTKAASTQPAMLQCCLNLQASTAALLVQLGVGNQGPEHVALSFPLSSLRKTMLCYVPEFFAENLGDFFIFLRRFADDVLESSAESLEQILNFVTVFMGNMERMKNPHLRAKLAEVLEAVMPHMEPVAPGAVQPIVFQRERVFCSYRHAPQLAEALIAVFVDIEFTGDPHQFEQKFNYRRPMYPILKFMWGKDNYRESIKHLAHYASENLEAMNPPLFLRFLNLLMNDATFLLDEAIQYLSKIKVLQLERDRGEWEGLAPDARKEKESSLQMLGQLGRFHNIMSNETIGTLAFLTSEIKEIFVPPFLAERVISLLNYFLQHLVGPKMGALKVKDFSEFDFKPQQLVSDICTIFLNLGDEENFCARVPKDGRSYSPTLFSQTVRVLKKINKPGDMILAFGLLADKIKSHADRQLQDEETYADAPDEFLDPIMSTLMLDPVLLPSSNVTVDRSTIARHLLSDQTDPFNRSPLSMDQIRPNQELKQQILQWLDTHTQDRMQLGPSG, from the exons ATGACTGACCAGGGCAACAACAACCAGAACATCTCCTGCAACCCCTTTGCTGCCCTCTTCAGCTCAGTGGCGGATGCCAAGCAGTTTGCGTCAGGCCAGAAACCAGAACAATCTGCTGAACCACCGT TGGAGGACTCAGGAGAGAGTCATTCGGAGTCAGAAAACTCTGTGTCAGACAGTGTTGATGACAATGACGACTCGGTGGCAGAGATCAGCCGCTCCTTCCGGTCCAGGCAGGAGCTGTGTGAACAGCTCAATGTCAATCACATGATCCAGCGAATATTTCTCATCACGCTGGACAACA GTGACCCCAGTCTGAGAGGAGGTAATGGGATTCCCCTGCGCTGTGTATACCTGGAAGAGATGGCTGCCGATCTGGATGGACAGGACTGGCTGGACATGGATAACATAGAACAG GCTCTGTTTAACCGTCTGCTGGTACTGGAGCCCGGAAACTACCTCATCTACATGACGTCGTGCAGCGCCGTGAACCTGTCCGCTGACCGTGATGCTGGACAGAAGCGAGCCATCCCGTACCTTTTTGCCTGTTACCAGAGGGCCAAAGAAGAG GTGACGAAGGTACCAGAGAAGCTGCTGTCGTTCGCTGTTCGCTGTAAGAACCTGGCGGTTTCGAACACCCGGACGGTTTTGCTCACCCCAGAGATCTACGTCAGCCAGAATATCTACGAACAGCTTCTGGACCTACTGCTGGAAAGTTTTGATGGATCAC AGCCAGAAGAGGTGATTGAGTTCTTGGAGGAGGTCATTGCCGGCCTGCTCGCTGACCAGGAGGTGCGTACCTTCGAGGAGGTGATAGTGCCAGTGTTGGATATCTTCCAGGGACGCATCAAAGACTTGGACCTGTGCCAGCCTCTCCTCTACACCTACCTAGATGTTCTGCTCTATTTCAGCCACCATGCGGATATCGCTAAG gTATTGGTGCACCACATTCAACCCAAGGACCCAGCTAATGGTTTGCAGTACCAGAAGACCCTACTGGGAGCAGTGTTGAGTATCTCCTGCTTGTTGAAAACCCCAGGTGTGGTGGAGGGACACGGCTACTTCCTGAACCCTTCCCGCTCCAGCGCCCAGGAGACAAAGGTCCAGGAAGCCAACATCCATCAG TTTATGGGTCAGTTTCATGACAAGCTGCACCAGATCTTGAAGAACTTGCTCCAGCGATCTGGTGAGACTCGCCATTTGCTGCTCTCGTGGTTGGGCAGCTGTTTGCAGGCGAATGCTGGCCGGGCCAAGATTTGGGCCAATCAGATGCCAGAGATCTTCTCCCAGATGTACGCCTCAGACGCGTTCTTCTTAAACTTGGGCGCAACATTACTGAAGCTGTGCCAGCCCTTCTGCAAGCCACGATCCAACAAACTGCTCACCTTCAACCCCACCTACTGCGCCCTCAAAGAGTTGAGCGAAGAAGAGAGGCGCAATCGCAACGTGCACATAACAG GTCTCGACAAGGAAACCTGTCTGATCCCCGTCCCCCCTCAGCAGCCGGTGGAGTCAGCGCAGTCCTACAGCCTCCTGACTGAAAACCTCATCCTCACGCAGCTCACCCTGCACCTAGGCTTCCACAG ACTCCACGAGCAGATGGTGAAGATGAACCAGACTCTTCACCGGCTCCAGGTGACGTGGCAGGAGTCCCAGCGAACGGGCAACCCCATGTCAGAGCAGCTTCTGGAGCAGTTTGAGCGTCTGATGATTGTTTACCTCTCAACCAAAGCCGCCAGCACGCAGCCTGCAATGCTGCAATGCTGCCTTAACCTACAAGCCTCCACGGCTGCCCTGCTGGTTCAGCTTGGGGTCGGGAACCAGGGGCCTGAACATGTAGCACTCAGTTTCCCCCTTTCCTCCTTACGGAAGACTATGCTCTGCTATGTACCAG aaTTCTTTGCAGAGAACTTGGGAGATTTTTTCATCTTCCTGCGTCGATTTGCAGACGACGTTTTGGAGAGTTCCGCAGAAAGTCTGGAGCAGATTCTTAACTTTGTCACTGTTTTCATGGGTAACATGGAGAG GATGAAGAACCCTCATTTAAGAGCAAAGCTTGCAGAGGTCTTAGAGGCGGTGATGCCCCACATGGAGCCGGTGGCTCCTGGTGCTGTTCAGCCAATCGTGTTCCAGCGAGAGAGAGTATTCTGCTCCTATAGACACGCACCTCAGCTGGCTGAGGCCCTCATCGCTGTGTTTGTCGACATTGAATTCACAG GTGATCCTCATCAGTTTGAACAGAAATTCAACTACAGGCGACCCATGTATCCCATCCTCAAGTTCATGTGGGGCAAAGATAACTACAGAGAGAGTATCAAG CATTTGGCGCACTATGCGTCCGAGAACCTGGAGGCCATGAACCCCCCTCTGTTCCTCCGGTTCCTCAACTTACTGATGAATGATGCCACCTTTCTACTGGATGAGGCTATTCAG TACCTTAGTAAAATCAAAGTTCTGCAGTTGGAACGGGATCGAGGGGAGTGGGAAGGACTGGCCCCCGACGCCCGCAAGGAGAAGGAGTCGAGCCTGCAGATGCTCGGACAGTTGGGACGCTTCCATAATATCATGTCCAACGAGACCATCGGCACGCTGGCCTTCCTCACGTCAG AGATAAAGGAGATCTTTGTGCCCCCCTTCCTGGCTGAGAGGGTCATCTCCCTGCTGAATTACTTCCTTCAGCACCTGGTGGGACCAAAGATGGGGGCTCTTAAAGTCAAGGACTTCAGTGAGTTTGACTTCAAGCCCCAACAGCTTGTCTCTGACATCTGCACCATCTTCCTCAATCTCGG TGATGAGGAGAATTTCTGTGCTAGAGTTCCAAAGGATGGACGCTCGTACTCTCCCACCCTCTTCTCCCAAACAGTTAGAGTGCTGAAGAAGATAAACAAGCCCGGAGACATGATTCTGGCTTTTGGGCTCCTAGCTGACAAAATAAAG TCCCATGCAGATAGACAGCTGCAGGATGAGGAGACGTATGCAGATGCCCCAGATGAGTTCTTGGACCCCATCATGTCCACGCTGATGCTCGATCCCGTTCTTCTCCCTTCCTCCAATGTTACAGTTGACCGCTCAACCATAGCAAGGCATCTCCTCAG TGACCAGACAGACCCTTTCAACCGAAGTCCTCTCTCCATGGACCAGATCCGGCCGAACCAGGAACTCAAACAGCAGATCTTACAGTGGCTGGATACACATACGCAGGATAGGATGCAGCTGGGACCCAGTGGCTAG